The window TAATAACCCGAATCTAAAACTTCGAAATCATAAAAAGCTAATACTAACTCGTTTGTTTCACGTTCATCATCAAATGGATTTAGAGGGTGTTCCTTTGTTAATTCAACACATTCTAATACTAGGAATAGATTGTTATTTTCAACTTTGACTTTCTCAATATAAACGGACTGCCAATTAATATATTCAAAGCAATTTTCTGATATATATTTTGCCATTTTTTCAGTCCTTTTATTTTATATAATATCATCTTATTTGACGCTTACGACTAAAAGAAATAGAGTATCCCCACTTTTGGAGCTATTACATACAAATCGAATTAATTGCTGACTGATAGTTACTTTAAATACCAAAGTTTCGCTAAGTTATAAATTGGATAAGTGTAAAACTTTTCTTGATCCTCTTTCGATAACTTGTCAAAGTATACTTCAAACTCGATTTTACTGTCTGATAATATCGAAAGAGCGCACATTATATCTGTTATATGCGTATTTTGAAGTTTTCGTTCGATAAGGATTTCTTTTTCTCTAGGTGTAAAATCTCTCATTCTTCTGATAACCTGCATTTTATTTAAGAAATATATTATACTATCTGAATTAGCTTTTTCTAAATAACAAAAGATATTAAATGTTAAGTTTAAAATTTCTCTTCTGTTAGTGTGGTTATCATAATAATTCAGTATTTTTAACATATAATCATTTGCCAATACTGAACTTAAATTACTTTTATACTCCATTGATTTGAAAGAGGCTTCAACAACATTATAATCGAAATTGCTTATTTCCAGCAGATATAAAGGGTCAAATAATAAAAATGGACTATGTTCTACCCTCTCAGTGCCATCCTCCAATATAACCTGAATTCTCAAATACTGTTTTAAAGCCTCAAAATTGAACAGGTTAAATACTATTTTCTCAGACTTAACTTGAGTAGTAAACAATACAACTTTCAGATTAGCAACTCTAAAGTGCAGAAATGGATTTTCTTTGTTTGATTTTATAGGTTTATAATTTTTGTGTAAAACAATCTGAACCAATGCATTTATGGTATTCCAATCGTTTTTTGTAAGACTGTTCAAATCCTCATTAAAATCAATATTTAATCTATTAAAAGTTTCCACTATATCTTCAAGCTTTTGAAGATAACTGGATAAACCTTTAAACCTTGAGTCACCTTCATATTTGTTTAATTGGATAATTGAACCGTTAATATTAATTGATTTAGTTGAAATTATCTCTAACATAAATTTCAAGTCTCTAATACGGTCCTGAATTGGACCCTTTTCATTGAAATTGATTTTGAATTCGTCATTTGATTCCTGCCCACCAGCAAAATCTTTTGGAAGTATCATTTCAAAACCATACCCAAATTTCAAGGATACTGTATTCTTTTTTATTATCCTAACAATTTCGGTATAACGTTTTTCATCATTTGTTCCAACCCATAGTTCGGCTTCTTCAGCTATCTCCTTAATATGCATTTTGTATAGAGGAATATCTAAATTCAGGCTTTCAATATGTCCATATGCATATGCTTCATTATCAAGCAGATAATTTGTTATATCGACTGATGAAGGGGTAAAAACCTTTATTTTTATGTTATCATAATTAATCTCTTTATCGATTAATAATGATAAACCCTGTTGTCTGCTATGAAAGATAAAATTTCGGCAAATGAATTCCAATGCTCTATTTTCTGTACCAAGTTTTTTAAAAGTTTGTGTAACTGATTTTTTATCACCCAAATCAATTAAAATTCTCTTTAAATCGATAGGCAACAAGTCTAGGTAAAAGATTTGAGTTTGTTCAATTGATACAATTTCTACAACAAAGAAAATAACTCCACCATTATTATAATAATTTTCCAAGTCAGCTTTACCTATTGAAAATTTTACATCCTTATTAATTTTTAGTACTTTTCTTCCTTTAACTTGAACAGGTACTTTCCCAAAGAGTGTATCTTTCGTCTGTCTTGAGTTGTCGTATACCCATATTTCTCCGTCCCAAGATGGTGTTTTATCATTTACGGGAATTTCATTAGCAAGATAATCGCTACGTAAAATTTCATTTTTAATTGCTGCCACTGCAATTTCTTCAATTTTGCTAGTATTCAATTCCTGACACCTTCTCTTGTTGTTTGATAAATAATCAATTCTAAATCATTGATTAAAGATTAAACTATTCACATTAACCTGATATGAATACCTTATTAAAAATCAAAAAAACTAATTTGTTTGGATAAAATATAAGATGGACGGTATTTTTCCTCATATTCTTTCGAGAATATTGTTTGTTGTAAAGGATCTATTCTTTTTAGTTCTTTATAACGTTCTTCTAATTTATAGAATACCTTCTCTAAATCATAAATTTTAAATTCCTCAAGAGGTTTGTTGTATTCATTTTCGACTTCTGTGATGAATTTCGAAAAAATAAGCCCACTGGTTTTTTCCATTCTTTGAATAAGCTCCAATATGTAAAATACTTGTTCACTTTTAACTCTCTGTTTTTTTTCATTTTGTTTTCTTTTTTCTTCTTCTGCTATTTTTTCTTTCCTACTTCTTTCTTCTTCTGCCCGGAGTGCTGCTCTTCTCTTTTCGGCTACTTTTTGTTCAAAATCTCGAATTAATTCACTATTACGATCTCTCAGTTCCTGTATAGTAAATTGAACACGTCGAAAGTTAGTTAATAGTTGCTCTTTTTCTTTAAAATAACCGTCATTATATTTTTTTAGGAGCGGTTCATATTTCAAACGATTAGTCTCTTCCCTTTGCTCATATATATCTTTTAAATGTAATAGAGCTAAGGCTTCTTGTTCAGCCCTTTTTTTCTCTTCTTGTTGTTTTAACACTTGTAAAGCCTTTTGTCTTTTTTCTTCTTCGATTCGCTCGTATACTTCTTTAATAGCTTCATATTGTTCATTTATTAACTCAATGGAATCAAGAGGTATTTCTTTTAATAGACGTTCTTTTTCAAGCTGTTTAGCTCGATCATAATCAATGCTATATTCCTTAAATTCGATCTCGTCCGTTAAATGATTTCCTTCATCTCCTAAAAATTCGTCACTTTTCTCCAATGCTTCTTTTCGCTTAGGCTCGTAATCTATATTTCGAATTTGGGTGTTTAAGAGTGTTTGAACAATATTTTCTTGTGGAATGCGACTAATAAAAAAATTATCATTTTCACTATTCCATTTTTCTCCCCTTAATTCGGCTTCAATCTTTGTCGTCAAAACACTAGGATCCCTTCTAATTAAGTGAAAATTGCCAGCATGATTTACTGCAATCACATAATGATATGTGTCCATTATCAACGTGAAATTTTTTTTGCGTTTTCCTATGTAGGTGAATACTGTTTCTTCCCCAAATGGTAACTCATTATATTGCATCGTAGTGGTTCCGTCATCATGGCGAATATATTCAGTTAAGAATGTTCCTGTATATTGAGCGATACCTCCATCCTCGTCACTTCCAAAAAAACTATCCAAAACAATAACCCATGCAGTTGGAATCCCTACGCTTGCATACGCATTTGTTCTCTGTGCTATGGACGCGCAGCTAATTGTATTACTGGCTTGCACTTCTACTACTAAAACATCTTCTTTTGTCTTTGTTTTGACAGCGACATCTGCCACGGGAGCGAAACTTTTTGTTTTGAATCTTTGCTCAGTTTTAACGTGATATTTTTCCTTTTCAAATAGCCAAAATAAAGCTTTTTTAGTAGAAGAATGAGCTAAACTATCTGCTTGAAAACAGTGTTTTAATTTTTTATGAGCAAAGCGACTGTTTTTTACCTTACCCGGCACAAAATACATTTCTGTGTCGCAGGAGTAGCAGTAAAACCAATTACCCGGCTTTCTCACTAAATCTCGTTCTTCTGGTGATATTGTCATACTATCGAACCCTATCACCTTTTTTCCTTGAAATTCCTCAATTTTACCATTAGGAAATAGTTTTCTATTTTCATCTGAATATGGAATATACGCGAATTGCGGCATTCTCTCCTAAACCTCCCCTTCTTCCTTAGTTTTTCTTTATACTAAAATTAAGTCTTCCTATTAATTTATTAGGATTAAAGATCTTTTGGCCTCATTTTCTATGTAAAACATTAATGTTTTATACCTATTTCAATTATCCTAGTTTTGTTATGGTTTGTAAAAGCAATATTATTTTAATGTGTCTAATCTAATAGTTCTAAAGGGAAGTTGTAACATGTTTGTAGAAAAGGTTGTTCCGTATTTTCACGTTTGTATGACAAAGTTGCAATTGGGAGCGGATGTCGTAATGGATGGATTTCTAAAAGAAATTCTATATGCAAAGTGTAGTTATTTAAATATTCTGCCAGCAGAGAACAGCGACGGTTCAGTGATTTTATTTCATAATGGGGTAGCGTTAGGAAAATACGGATTTACAACGTTAAGGAAATCCAATTATAAAAAAGCCTAAATCCTCAGTATTAATCTAGAATTTAGGCTTTTTTCATTGTACCATTAAAGGTCTGTTCGTTGAGTATCTTTATCACTAAATAAATGTATGCCCAGCATTCTCCAATACTAGTTTTGCTTTTTCTATGGAATGCACTTTAATCAACAAGTAGTCCGTATTAAAAGTAGAAATAGCAAAAATACTTATATTGTTTTCCGCCAACGGGTTAG of the Bacillus tuaregi genome contains:
- a CDS encoding competence protein CoiA family protein translates to MPQFAYIPYSDENRKLFPNGKIEEFQGKKVIGFDSMTISPEERDLVRKPGNWFYCYSCDTEMYFVPGKVKNSRFAHKKLKHCFQADSLAHSSTKKALFWLFEKEKYHVKTEQRFKTKSFAPVADVAVKTKTKEDVLVVEVQASNTISCASIAQRTNAYASVGIPTAWVIVLDSFFGSDEDGGIAQYTGTFLTEYIRHDDGTTTMQYNELPFGEETVFTYIGKRKKNFTLIMDTYHYVIAVNHAGNFHLIRRDPSVLTTKIEAELRGEKWNSENDNFFISRIPQENIVQTLLNTQIRNIDYEPKRKEALEKSDEFLGDEGNHLTDEIEFKEYSIDYDRAKQLEKERLLKEIPLDSIELINEQYEAIKEVYERIEEEKRQKALQVLKQQEEKKRAEQEALALLHLKDIYEQREETNRLKYEPLLKKYNDGYFKEKEQLLTNFRRVQFTIQELRDRNSELIRDFEQKVAEKRRAALRAEEERSRKEKIAEEEKRKQNEKKQRVKSEQVFYILELIQRMEKTSGLIFSKFITEVENEYNKPLEEFKIYDLEKVFYKLEERYKELKRIDPLQQTIFSKEYEEKYRPSYILSKQISFFDF